CCTGATCACCGGCCCTGGCGTTACCAACGCCGCCACCGCCATGGCCCAGGCCTGGTCCGACTCTGTCCCCATGCTGGTGATCAGCGCGGTGAATCGCCGCGAGGATCTGGGGATGGGGCGCGGGCGATTACACGAACTGCCTCGGCAGCAGGATGTCAGCCGGGGGTTCTGTATCTGGCAACATACGCTGACCAGTGCCGAACAATTACCGGATGTGCTGGCGCGGGCTTTCCAGATGATGGTTGGCGGGCGCCCGGGGCCGGTACATATCGAAATTCCTGTCGACCTTTTTCCGGCCCCCATGCCGGGAGTGCTGACGGATTACCGGGCGGCGCCGGCACCGGTCCTGCCCGCAGCCAGCGCCGATGCTATCGCCAGCGCCGCCAAATGGCTCAGCAAGGCACGAAATCCCGTCATCCTGGTCGGCGGCGGCGCCCAGCAGTGCGGTGCAGCCTGTACCGCACTGGCGGAAAAACTTGCCGCGCCCGTATTTCTGTCGCTGGCAGCAAAAGGCATCGTCGACGAGCGCCACCCCCTGTGCGGCGGCGCCAACCTGAGTTTCAGCGATGTGCGCGCGCGCATTGAAAACGCCGATGTGGTCCTCGCCGTTGCCACCGAACTGGCGGAAACGGATCGCAACCTGGTCCGCGACAACTATCGTTTTAGCGGCAAATTGATTCGCGTGGATATCGACCCGGCGCAACTGGTGTGCAACGCCACCCCGGATCTCGCCATCTGTGCCGATGCCTGCGCGGTAGTGCAGCAGTTGTGTGATGCGTTACCCGCAGGCGACCAACAACGCCAGCAGCAGGTCGCCAGCGATGTCGCGGCATTAATCCGCGATTGTCGCAATGAATGGTGGACCGGTTCCGAAGAGCGTTTCCCCTGGGTCCAGGTGCTGCGGGAAGCCCTGCCGGCAGACGGCATTCTGGTGACCGACTCCACCCAGCTTGCCTACAACACCAACCACGCCCTGCCCCTGTACCACCCCCGCAGCCATATCACCTGCACCACTGGCTACGGCACCCTCGGCTTTGCGCTGCCCGCGGCCATCGGCGCGCGCCTGGCAAGCACGCGCCCGGTCGTTGGCCTGATCGGCGACGGCGGCATCATGTTCACCCTGGGCGAACTGGCGGCGGCGGTGGAACAGCAGCTGCCGCTGCCGATTCTGGTCTGGAACAACAGCGGCTACGGCGAAATTCGTGATTTCATGGATGAGGCTGCGGTACCGCAGGAAGGCGTCAATCTGCACGCCCCGGACTTTGTCGCCCTCGCCCGCGCCTTCGGCGCCGAGGGTTGCCGTATCGACAAGCCGGAACAATTGAGCGCAGCGGTGGCCGAGGCGTTTGCGCGCAAGGGCCCGACTCTGATTGAAATCACCGCGCCCTGAATCGGCGCCTGCGCCTTGGACTGTAGGAGCCTGCTTGCAGGCGAACCGGGCAGTGCTCCGAATCGTTCGCCTGCAAGCAGGCTCCTACAGACGAAACACAGAAAACGCGGAATAAACCCCATGAAAGAAATTGGCAATCTGTCCACTCACAAGCTCTACATCAACGGCGAGTGGCGCGACTCCAAAGGCGGCAACCTGCACCCGGTGATCAACCCCGCGACGGAAGAAGTCCTGTGCGAAGTCATCCAGGGCACCCTCGACGATGTGGACGACGCTGTGGCCGCCGCAAAAAATGCCTTCAAAGTGTGGCGCCACACCCGCGCAGCCAAACGCCAGGCGCTGATGCACGCGATTGCCGACGGCATGGAAGCGCGCAAACAGGACTTGGTGGATGCCGTTTCACTCGCGCTGGGCTGCCCCGCGCACATTACCGAGTGGCTGCATGTGGACGGTCCCATCTACGCCATGCGCTACTACGCCGACCGCGCCGCGGTAATGGAGGAAACCGAGAAAGCCGGCCACTCCCTGATTCTGCGTGAACCGGTCGGGGTGTGCGGCTTTATCACTCCGTGGAACTATCCCCTGCACCAGTTCGTTGGCAAGGTGGCGCCAGCACTGGCGGCGGGCTGCTGCATGATTCAGAAGCCTTCCGAGACCACGCCGCTGCAGGACTATGTGATGGCGGAAATCATCGACGCCGCTGGCGTACCCGCCGGCGTTTTCAACCTGGTGCCCGGCTCCGGCCCTGTCGTCGG
This is a stretch of genomic DNA from Microbulbifer bruguierae. It encodes these proteins:
- a CDS encoding 5-guanidino-2-oxopentanoate decarboxylase, whose product is MHGTDPQCTDQQPPRPSTGPSCAQVLMHLLRQYHIDTVFGIPGVHTIELYRGLPGSGLTHITPRHEQGAAFMADGYARASGKPGVCFLITGPGVTNAATAMAQAWSDSVPMLVISAVNRREDLGMGRGRLHELPRQQDVSRGFCIWQHTLTSAEQLPDVLARAFQMMVGGRPGPVHIEIPVDLFPAPMPGVLTDYRAAPAPVLPAASADAIASAAKWLSKARNPVILVGGGAQQCGAACTALAEKLAAPVFLSLAAKGIVDERHPLCGGANLSFSDVRARIENADVVLAVATELAETDRNLVRDNYRFSGKLIRVDIDPAQLVCNATPDLAICADACAVVQQLCDALPAGDQQRQQQVASDVAALIRDCRNEWWTGSEERFPWVQVLREALPADGILVTDSTQLAYNTNHALPLYHPRSHITCTTGYGTLGFALPAAIGARLASTRPVVGLIGDGGIMFTLGELAAAVEQQLPLPILVWNNSGYGEIRDFMDEAAVPQEGVNLHAPDFVALARAFGAEGCRIDKPEQLSAAVAEAFARKGPTLIEITAP